The Amycolatopsis methanolica 239 nucleotide sequence CGCGGTGTACGCCGAGACTGCCCGGCGCACGGGTCCACGGTCAATCGGTCCGCGACGAGCGCGCGGGGAACGCGCACCAGCGGCGCTTTCCGGGCCACCTGCGGCCGTCACCGCGTCCCGGCAGGACAGTTCCCTCGTGCGAACACCGCATCACCCCACGGGGTCTCCTTCCGCGGCCGCAACAGCACCGTTCGTCGTCGATCCACTGTCACCGGTGACGGCGGTATTGCCGCCACGAGGCGAGGTCGGCGATCCTGGGTGAGCCGGACTTCCCCGCTGTCGGGGACCACAGCAGGCGCAAGGCCCCGGTTCGCGCGAGGCACCGGGGTCTTGCGCCCTCCACGGGTGTCCGATCAGGACAGAGCGGACGTGCCGTCGCACGCCCGCGCAGCGCGCAGGAGCACGAGCTCGGCGCGTTCCTCGGCGACGGCCTTGCACACGGCACCGGGGAGCGCCGCCTCACGCACGAGCTCGTCGGTCTCCGCCAGCACGCGCTGCTCGGCCGTGGTGAAGCGCGGGTACAGCGCGCGGGCGAAGGCGACCGTGAATTCCGGCCGGGCGGTGCGGCACAGGTTCACCAGGGTGCGCGGGTACCAGGACGCGAACGGGGTCAGCACCGTGGCCTGTTCCGGGTGCCGCCATCCCGCCATGACGGCCTTCTTCTCGGCGAGCGAGAGGCCGTCACCGAGCAACTCCGCCCACGCGTCCTCCTTGGCGGGCACGGTGGGCCGCGCCGCCCTGGCCGTCAGGGCGTTGCGCCGCCCGCTGTCGCCCGGGTCGGCGTCCAGCGTCTCGTCGACGAGCTCGTCGACGAGACGCCCGGTCACCGCGAGCCGCAGCACCGCTCGCCACCGCAGCCCGGGGTCCACGCGCAGGCCGGGCCACGGTGGCCTACCCCGCGCGATCATGGTGAGCAGGTCGTCGTGGCCGGGCAACGCATCGACGAGGACGCGGGCGAGCACGAACTGCTGGTCGCTGCCGGGAGCCGCGCGCGCGAGCCGGTCCCGCACACCGTCCGCCCACGCCGCGAGCAGCTCGTCCCGGTCCGCCGGGTCCGCGTACTCCCGCAGTGCCTGCACGGCCCGCTGCCCGAGCGCTTCCACCACACCGGCATCGGGTTCGGCCTGCGCGTGCGTGAGGACGGCCGTGGCATAGTCGCGTGCGGCCAGCCGCGCGTCGAGCACGTCGTCCCACAGTGCGCCCCACACGACCGCCCGCGTGCGTGCGTCCTCCACTGTGGACAGGGCCCGCAGCGCCGCGCGGCGCGACTCCGGGTCGAGCCGGACGGCGACGTGGCACACCGCGTCGGCGTTGGGCACCAGCAGATCCGCCGCCGGGATTTCCGACGCCGCCGGCCGGTCCGGGGTGAGTGGCACGGTGACCTGGTCGCGCAGGACCAGCGCGCCGTCGCGGTCGTCGAATCCCGCGCAGCGCACGGTGAGGTGGCGGCGGCCGCCGTCCCGGTCGGCGGTTTGCGTCACCCGTGCTCCGTTGCCGGTGCGGGACACCTCGACCGTGTTGATCCCGCGGCGCAGCACCCACTCGGCCACCCACCGGTCCACGTCCGCGCCGGAGACCCGTCGCAGCGCCGCGACAAAGTCGTCGAGGGTGGCGTTGCCCCACGCGTGGGCACGCAGGTACGCGCGCACACCAGCGGTGAAGGTCACCCAGCCGAGGTGCTCGGCGAGGTCGTGCAGCACGGCCGCACCGCGCTTGTAGACGATGGGCCCGAAGTTGACGCGGGCGGCGTCGGTGTCGCCGGTGACGGCCCGGATGGGGTGGCTGGTGGGCAGCCGCTCCGCGTGCCGGGCCGCGGGCAGGGCGTGGTGCGCGTACGGGGTCCAGCCGTCGCCGTACGGCGTCACCTCAGCCTGCGCGGCCACCGACATCGCTTCGGCGAAGGACTCGTTGAGCCACAGGTCGTCCCACCAGCGCATCGTCACGTAGTCGCCGAACCACATGTGCGCCATCTCGTGCAGCAGCACCTCGGCACGCCGCCGCCGCGTGTCGGCGGTGACGCGGTGGCGGAACAGGAACCGCTCGTTGAGCGTGACGCAGCCGGGGTGTTCCATCCCGCCGAACGCGTACTCGGGCGCGAACACCTGGTCGTACTTGCCGAACGGGTAGGGCACGCCGAACAGCGACGCGAAGAAGTCGAGTCCCTTCGCGACCACGTCGAAGATCTCCGGTGCGTCGGCGGTGAGTTCGGCCGCCAGCGAATCCCGTGCGTAGAGCCCCATCGGTACCGGGCCGTGCCGGGATCCGATGCGCCGGAACGGCCCGGCCGCGAACGCCACCAGGTACGGCGGCAACGGCGGGGTGGGCCGGAAACGCCACACGCGCCGCCCACCGGCCGCCGGCGGATCCGGATCGGCGGGCTCGGCGTTGGCGATCACCACCCAGCCGTCCTCGGCGGTCACGGTCAGCTCGACCGTCGCCTTCAGATCGGGCTGGTCGAAGCAGG carries:
- the pepN gene encoding aminopeptidase N, whose protein sequence is MTVEHRTAAKRALTRDEAAVRAAEVGELHYTFTLDLARGDREFATSTVARFHVRTGAAPVFLDFTGEVDAVECDGSPVPGSAHDGTRVRLDVGPGAHTVRVTGRAQYSRTGEGLHRFRDPLDGRVYLHTKFEPFAAHTVFACFDQPDLKATVELTVTAEDGWVVIANAEPADPDPPAAGGRRVWRFRPTPPLPPYLVAFAAGPFRRIGSRHGPVPMGLYARDSLAAELTADAPEIFDVVAKGLDFFASLFGVPYPFGKYDQVFAPEYAFGGMEHPGCVTLNERFLFRHRVTADTRRRRAEVLLHEMAHMWFGDYVTMRWWDDLWLNESFAEAMSVAAQAEVTPYGDGWTPYAHHALPAARHAERLPTSHPIRAVTGDTDAARVNFGPIVYKRGAAVLHDLAEHLGWVTFTAGVRAYLRAHAWGNATLDDFVAALRRVSGADVDRWVAEWVLRRGINTVEVSRTGNGARVTQTADRDGGRRHLTVRCAGFDDRDGALVLRDQVTVPLTPDRPAASEIPAADLLVPNADAVCHVAVRLDPESRRAALRALSTVEDARTRAVVWGALWDDVLDARLAARDYATAVLTHAQAEPDAGVVEALGQRAVQALREYADPADRDELLAAWADGVRDRLARAAPGSDQQFVLARVLVDALPGHDDLLTMIARGRPPWPGLRVDPGLRWRAVLRLAVTGRLVDELVDETLDADPGDSGRRNALTARAARPTVPAKEDAWAELLGDGLSLAEKKAVMAGWRHPEQATVLTPFASWYPRTLVNLCRTARPEFTVAFARALYPRFTTAEQRVLAETDELVREAALPGAVCKAVAEERAELVLLRAARACDGTSALS